A region of Deltaproteobacteria bacterium DNA encodes the following proteins:
- a CDS encoding dodecin family protein: MTNSVYKIIELVGTSSDSWEDAAKNAVAKASKSLRELRIAEITKLDMKVEDGQVTAFRARVALSFKYGAD, from the coding sequence ATGACTAATAGCGTATACAAAATCATCGAACTCGTGGGAACAAGCAGTGATTCCTGGGAGGATGCGGCTAAAAATGCTGTCGCGAAAGCGTCTAAAAGTCTCAGGGAACTCAGAATTGCAGAAATTACCAAACTCGACATGAAGGTGGAGGATGGACAGGTAACCGCCTTCAGAGCACGGGTTGCCCTGTCTTTCAAGTACGGAGCCGATTGA
- a CDS encoding Rid family detoxifying hydrolase: protein MTDKVMVCTSEAAELGGPYSQAVTHNGLIFLSGQGAVDPSTNRVRTGTIEEEARLAMENIRIIMAAAGASMSNLMQVTAYLVDIRDYGRFNDVYETFFLKDYPARTCVQVDKLPFGLRVEIDAVGFIDRG from the coding sequence ATGACAGATAAAGTGATGGTGTGCACTTCCGAGGCGGCTGAGCTGGGCGGTCCATATTCGCAGGCGGTCACCCACAACGGGCTTATTTTTTTATCCGGCCAGGGTGCCGTCGACCCATCTACCAACAGGGTCAGAACCGGGACGATTGAGGAAGAGGCCAGACTGGCCATGGAGAATATTCGCATCATCATGGCGGCGGCCGGAGCGTCCATGAGCAATCTGATGCAGGTGACCGCTTACCTTGTAGACATCAGGGATTACGGGCGGTTTAACGACGTCTACGAAACCTTTTTCCTTAAAGATTACCCCGCCCGCACGTGTGTTCAGGTAGACAAGCTTCCGTTTGGTCTGCGGGTTGAAATTGATGCCGTCGGTTTTATCGACCGTGGGTGA
- a CDS encoding class I SAM-dependent methyltransferase, producing MGSSGYLMESDQEARRLDIKTNPKTVQEHARWAGIEAGMRVADLGCGSGKTSFYLNKLVQPTGETIGVDNAAQRICFAQKNYQDEGLSFVQRDIREDLGELGRFDFVWMRFVLEYYRSNSFEIVKKITSMLAPEGILCLADLDYNCLTHYGLPERLESAIVGMKSMLEKKANFDPYIGRKLYSFLYDLGYRDIDVSLAPHHLIFGELNEIDAFNWAMKVKSDGAMAYPFDQYEGGYEEFYREFETAFADPRRFTYTPIILCRGKRPA from the coding sequence ATGGGTTCCAGCGGTTACCTAATGGAAAGCGATCAGGAAGCGCGTCGACTGGATATAAAAACAAATCCTAAAACGGTCCAGGAGCATGCTCGGTGGGCGGGTATCGAAGCGGGGATGCGGGTGGCCGACCTGGGGTGCGGTTCGGGAAAGACCTCGTTTTATTTAAACAAACTTGTGCAACCGACCGGTGAAACCATCGGTGTGGACAATGCAGCTCAACGCATCTGTTTTGCCCAAAAAAACTATCAGGATGAGGGCCTGTCGTTTGTACAGAGGGACATTCGTGAGGATCTGGGTGAATTGGGACGGTTCGATTTTGTGTGGATGCGGTTCGTTTTGGAGTACTATCGCTCCAACAGTTTCGAAATTGTCAAGAAAATTACCAGTATGTTGGCACCCGAGGGTATATTGTGCCTGGCAGACCTGGATTACAATTGCCTAACCCACTATGGTCTTCCCGAGAGGCTTGAATCCGCCATTGTTGGGATGAAAAGCATGCTGGAAAAGAAGGCCAATTTTGATCCGTATATCGGTAGAAAGCTGTATTCGTTTTTATATGATCTGGGTTACAGAGACATCGATGTTTCCCTTGCACCCCATCACCTCATCTTCGGAGAGTTGAATGAAATAGACGCCTTTAACTGGGCAATGAAAGTCAAATCGGATGGCGCTATGGCCTACCCGTTCGATCAATACGAGGGTGGCTACGAGGAGTTTTACCGGGAATTCGAGACGGCCTTTGCAGACCCCCGAAGATTTACCTACACGCCCATTATTTTATGCAGGGGGAAAAGGCCGGCCTAA
- a CDS encoding efflux RND transporter permease subunit, translated as MIVSDMAVKKRTSVMVLALMILIFGVVSYNNLPREAAPDITIPYIFIMTSYPGVAPEDIENSITIPIEKKLKGLEGVKRIESSSTEGMSSIVVEFVAGTNIDDVLSKTKDKVDMAKPDLPRDLEDDPDVREINISELPIVVFSLSGPAGLERLKEIAEDLEEDFESIPGVLEVDVTGGLEREVRVEPYPDKLAYFGLSILMLQDVIAQENQNVSGGAIQMGDGRFQLRVPGEFRTPDEIYGLVVGLHNGQPVYLKDVARVVDGFKDEEGRSRLNGQKAINIQIKKRAGENILEIMSAVSRIIENKRHTWPAGTKITKLMDQAKEIRVMVSDLENNIITGLVLVVVVLFFVMGVRNAILVSMAIPFSMLISFAVLDAIGITLNMVVLFSLTLALGMLVDNAIVIVENIFRYMEQGVPRVQASMRATGEVAQAVIASTLTTVAAFFPLIFWPGIMGEFMAYLPKTVIITLSSSLFVAMVINPAMAAIFLKLPFGKRPTVASATAEEIERAGESPITIRGPMLKAYRWILESALNHRVAVLCISFLTVAAMVMIWFYRIGIEKPVEFFPSVDPDSVYINLDVPEGADIEYSDRIARQVEMALCNGPGTPLAPPDEDPKDCYQGNLESKHNSLRNGKQVVGLTDMENVKDIYSRTVAVIGGSSQFERNSPNHIGIQFYDLEDRNISSKATTEEIRKRITGIPGARVSVAEQKEGPPTGAPISIEISGDNFVVLGRIAKEIRGTLEKIPFVQDIRDNYVAGAPTVRVRVDRQKAALLGLSTEIVGFALKVAFNGIKVSTFREGDEDFDITVQLSKKDRRATDILRELLIPTEEGLVPLSTIAKFEITGGLGEINRINHQRVVTVTANVDEQHVPSAVVRAQAAKILDKIKLPPGYKLSLTGEQQEQDEAQAFLTKAFAAALFLIMIILVTQFNSILQPLIILTSVILSLGGVFLGLSVMEFSFGVVMTGVGVISLAGVVVNNAIVLIDYTNRLHERGIRFRDAIVAAGCTRLRPVLLTAITTILGLLPMVTGVAYNFQKMEISWVSASTQWWSSMASAVIFGLALATILTLIVVPTLYALIYTTSLSLSRGAKAVHRAYWAPFYRMVGTKPDEE; from the coding sequence ATGATCGTTTCCGACATGGCCGTAAAAAAAAGAACCAGTGTTATGGTGCTGGCCTTGATGATTCTCATTTTCGGGGTGGTTTCCTACAACAACCTGCCGCGTGAAGCCGCACCCGACATCACGATTCCCTACATTTTCATTATGACCAGCTACCCCGGCGTCGCTCCTGAAGACATCGAGAATTCGATCACCATACCCATCGAAAAAAAATTGAAGGGGCTAGAGGGGGTCAAACGCATAGAGTCGTCCAGCACCGAGGGAATGAGTTCCATCGTGGTCGAATTTGTGGCGGGAACCAACATCGACGACGTCCTGAGCAAAACCAAAGACAAAGTTGATATGGCCAAGCCCGACCTGCCCCGGGACCTTGAAGACGACCCGGATGTCAGGGAGATCAACATATCTGAATTGCCTATCGTGGTTTTTTCCCTGTCCGGGCCGGCCGGTCTTGAACGACTTAAAGAGATCGCCGAAGACCTGGAAGAGGATTTTGAATCGATTCCGGGGGTGCTGGAGGTGGATGTTACCGGCGGACTGGAACGGGAAGTGCGCGTAGAACCCTACCCAGACAAACTGGCATATTTCGGTCTTTCCATTTTGATGCTGCAGGACGTTATCGCCCAGGAAAATCAAAATGTTTCCGGCGGTGCCATTCAAATGGGAGATGGACGTTTCCAGCTTAGGGTACCGGGGGAGTTCAGAACACCGGACGAGATATATGGTTTGGTGGTGGGGTTGCACAATGGTCAGCCGGTCTACCTCAAGGATGTGGCCAGGGTAGTGGACGGGTTCAAGGATGAAGAGGGCCGGTCACGCCTGAACGGCCAGAAGGCCATCAATATACAGATAAAAAAGCGGGCCGGTGAAAACATTCTGGAAATAATGAGCGCGGTATCACGGATCATCGAAAATAAACGCCATACCTGGCCTGCAGGAACGAAAATAACCAAACTGATGGATCAGGCAAAAGAGATCCGGGTAATGGTTTCCGATCTTGAAAACAATATTATCACCGGCCTGGTTCTGGTGGTGGTGGTGCTTTTCTTTGTCATGGGTGTGCGCAATGCCATTTTGGTGAGCATGGCCATACCCTTTTCCATGTTGATTTCATTTGCTGTGTTGGACGCTATCGGTATTACGCTTAACATGGTTGTCCTCTTTTCCCTGACCCTTGCCTTGGGCATGCTGGTGGACAATGCCATCGTGATCGTCGAAAATATTTTTCGCTACATGGAACAGGGGGTTCCCAGAGTACAAGCGTCCATGCGGGCTACGGGAGAGGTGGCCCAAGCGGTTATTGCTTCCACCTTGACAACGGTCGCGGCTTTTTTTCCCTTGATTTTCTGGCCGGGCATCATGGGTGAATTTATGGCCTATTTGCCCAAGACCGTCATCATCACCCTGTCGTCGTCGCTTTTTGTTGCCATGGTGATTAACCCAGCCATGGCGGCCATTTTTTTGAAACTGCCTTTCGGCAAGCGACCGACCGTGGCGTCAGCCACGGCGGAAGAGATCGAAAGGGCCGGTGAGTCCCCTATCACTATTCGGGGACCGATGCTGAAAGCATACCGCTGGATTCTGGAAAGCGCGCTGAATCACCGTGTGGCGGTGCTTTGCATATCCTTTTTAACCGTGGCAGCCATGGTAATGATATGGTTTTACCGAATTGGTATCGAAAAACCGGTCGAGTTTTTCCCCAGCGTCGATCCGGATAGCGTCTACATCAATTTGGATGTTCCCGAGGGCGCCGATATAGAGTATTCGGACAGAATTGCCCGCCAGGTCGAGATGGCCCTCTGCAATGGACCCGGCACCCCCTTGGCCCCTCCCGATGAAGACCCGAAGGATTGCTACCAGGGAAATCTGGAGTCGAAGCACAACTCCCTGAGAAACGGCAAACAGGTGGTTGGGCTTACCGACATGGAGAACGTCAAGGACATCTATTCCCGGACAGTTGCCGTTATAGGCGGCAGTTCCCAGTTTGAAAGGAATTCCCCCAATCACATCGGGATTCAGTTTTATGATCTCGAAGATCGCAACATATCCTCCAAGGCGACGACGGAAGAGATCCGCAAGCGGATTACCGGTATTCCCGGGGCGCGCGTAAGCGTAGCAGAGCAGAAGGAGGGGCCGCCAACCGGTGCACCCATCAGCATCGAGATTTCAGGTGATAATTTTGTGGTTCTGGGGCGCATTGCCAAAGAGATCCGCGGCACACTCGAGAAAATACCCTTTGTGCAGGATATCCGCGACAATTATGTGGCCGGCGCGCCAACGGTGAGGGTGCGCGTGGACCGCCAGAAAGCTGCGCTGCTGGGGTTGTCCACGGAAATTGTCGGTTTTGCCCTGAAGGTGGCATTTAACGGCATAAAGGTGTCGACCTTTAGGGAGGGTGACGAGGATTTTGACATTACGGTTCAGTTGTCCAAGAAAGATCGTCGGGCGACGGACATTCTCAGGGAGCTGCTCATACCCACGGAAGAGGGCTTAGTGCCCTTGAGCACCATTGCCAAATTTGAAATTACCGGCGGTTTGGGTGAGATAAATCGCATCAATCACCAAAGGGTGGTAACGGTCACGGCCAATGTCGACGAACAGCATGTCCCCAGTGCGGTGGTAAGGGCCCAGGCCGCAAAGATATTGGACAAAATCAAGCTGCCCCCGGGATACAAGTTAAGCCTCACCGGAGAGCAGCAGGAACAGGATGAGGCCCAGGCGTTTCTTACCAAGGCATTTGCCGCTGCTCTTTTTTTAATTATGATAATCCTGGTGACACAGTTCAATTCCATCCTGCAGCCGTTAATCATCTTGACCTCGGTCATTCTTTCTCTGGGCGGCGTGTTTTTGGGGCTTTCAGTCATGGAATTTTCCTTCGGGGTTGTCATGACCGGTGTTGGCGTCATTTCCCTGGCAGGGGTCGTGGTGAACAATGCCATTGTTTTGATCGATTACACCAACCGACTTCACGAGCGGGGCATCCGCTTCAGGGATGCCATCGTTGCAGCAGGCTGCACCCGGCTCAGACCGGTTTTGCTGACGGCGATCACAACCATCCTGGGCCTGTTGCCCATGGTAACGGGGGTGGCTTATAATTTTCAAAAAATGGAAATATCCTGGGTCAGCGCGTCCACTCAGTGGTGGAGTTCGATGGCGAGCGCGGTGATTTTTGGTCTGGCACTGGCGACGATCCTGACCCTCATCGTCGTACCGACGCTGTATGCTCTCATATACACGACGAGCCTTTCCTTGTCGCGCGGGGCCAAGGCGGTTCACAGAGCATATTGGGCGCCTTTTTATCGCATGGTGGGAACCAAACCGGATGAGGAGTAA